A region of Paenibacillus thiaminolyticus DNA encodes the following proteins:
- the sdhA gene encoding succinate dehydrogenase flavoprotein subunit encodes MAKQKIIVVGGGLAGLMAVVKAAEAGVHVDLFSLVPVKRSHSVCAQGGINGAVNTKGEGDSPWEHFDDTVYGGDFLANQPPVKAMCEAAPGIIHLMDRMGVMFSRTPEGLLDFRRFGGTQYHRTAFAGATTGQQLLYALDEQVRRWEAAGLVTKYEHWEFLSAVIDEDEVCRGITAQDLRSMEVKSFAADAVILATGGPGIIFGKTTNSVINTGTAASAVYQQGVRYANGEFIQIHPTAIPGDDKLRLMSESARGEGGRIWTYKDGKPWYFLEEKYPAYGNLVPRDIATREIFHVCVDLKLGVNGENMVYLDLSHKDPKELDVKLGGIIEIYEKFMGDDPRKIPMKIFPGVHYSMGGMWVDYNQMTNIKGLFAAGECEYQYHGANRLGANSLLSAIFGGMVAGPKAVEYIRGLDKSVEDISSSVFDREVKLRADRYDNLLKMDGSENAYVLHKELGEWMTNNMTVVRYNSKLEETVVKIKELKQRYASINMSDTARWNNQAASFTRQLWNMLELAEAMTKSALLRNESRGAHYKPDYPDRNDEDFLKTTIAAWTPEGPEISYDEIDVSLIQPRKRDYTTDKKSKKKGE; translated from the coding sequence ATGGCTAAGCAGAAAATCATCGTCGTCGGCGGCGGTCTCGCCGGTCTGATGGCTGTCGTAAAAGCAGCGGAGGCAGGCGTGCACGTTGACCTGTTCTCTCTGGTTCCCGTCAAGCGGTCCCACTCCGTATGCGCTCAGGGCGGAATCAACGGGGCGGTCAACACGAAGGGGGAAGGCGACTCGCCATGGGAGCATTTTGACGATACGGTATACGGCGGGGACTTCCTCGCGAACCAACCTCCGGTCAAGGCAATGTGCGAAGCGGCGCCGGGCATCATCCATTTGATGGACCGGATGGGCGTCATGTTCAGCCGCACGCCGGAAGGGCTGCTTGATTTCCGCCGCTTCGGCGGCACGCAGTATCACCGGACAGCGTTCGCCGGTGCAACGACCGGCCAGCAGCTGTTGTATGCGCTTGACGAGCAGGTGCGCCGTTGGGAAGCCGCTGGTCTCGTCACCAAGTATGAGCATTGGGAATTCCTGTCGGCCGTTATCGACGAGGATGAAGTGTGCCGCGGCATCACGGCGCAGGATCTCCGCTCGATGGAAGTCAAGTCGTTCGCGGCCGATGCGGTCATTCTCGCGACCGGCGGTCCCGGCATTATTTTCGGCAAGACGACGAACTCGGTTATCAACACAGGGACGGCAGCCAGCGCTGTCTACCAGCAGGGGGTCCGCTATGCGAACGGGGAATTCATTCAGATTCACCCGACGGCCATTCCGGGAGATGACAAGCTTCGTCTCATGTCCGAGTCCGCGCGCGGCGAAGGCGGACGGATCTGGACCTACAAGGACGGCAAGCCATGGTATTTCCTCGAGGAAAAGTATCCGGCATACGGGAACCTCGTGCCGCGTGATATCGCGACTCGGGAAATTTTCCATGTCTGCGTCGATTTGAAGCTCGGCGTCAACGGCGAGAACATGGTCTACCTCGATCTGTCGCACAAGGATCCGAAGGAGCTTGACGTCAAGCTCGGCGGCATAATCGAGATTTACGAGAAGTTCATGGGGGACGACCCGCGCAAGATTCCGATGAAGATCTTCCCGGGTGTCCACTATTCGATGGGCGGCATGTGGGTCGACTACAACCAGATGACGAATATCAAGGGCCTGTTCGCCGCAGGGGAATGCGAATACCAGTATCACGGGGCGAACCGTCTCGGCGCCAATTCCCTCCTGTCGGCCATTTTCGGCGGCATGGTCGCGGGGCCGAAGGCCGTGGAATATATTCGAGGACTGGATAAGTCCGTTGAGGATATCTCCTCCAGCGTATTCGACCGCGAAGTCAAGCTGAGAGCGGATCGGTACGATAATCTGCTCAAGATGGACGGCAGCGAGAATGCCTATGTTCTCCATAAAGAGCTGGGCGAATGGATGACGAACAATATGACGGTCGTCCGCTACAATTCGAAGCTGGAAGAGACCGTCGTGAAGATCAAAGAGCTGAAGCAGCGTTATGCGAGCATCAATATGTCGGATACGGCGCGCTGGAACAACCAGGCCGCCAGCTTCACCCGCCAGCTGTGGAACATGCTCGAGCTGGCCGAAGCGATGACGAAGAGTGCCCTGCTTCGCAACGAGAGCCGCGGCGCTCATTACAAGCCGGACTACCCGGATCGGAACGACGAGGACTTCCTCAAGACGACGATTGCCGCCTGGACGCCGGAAGGGCCGGAGATCAGTTACGACGAGATAGACGTATCCCTCATTCAACCGCGGAAGCGCGATTATACGACGGATAAAAAAAGTAAAAAGAAAGGAGAATAA
- a CDS encoding LysR family transcriptional regulator: MLDLLESFATVVELSTLNQASKRLNLSQPALSRQIAKLESELGVDLFIRNGKRLELTRVGQITYEFALDIRNRQLDFLKSIADYKIEGHASVTIGASLTTLQTTLPLFVSLFVEKYPEAQLKTVTGKTHEIISFIRDQKVDVGLVADAIRDPSLVCLPLFSDHLELVMPREHELASGDQGSIARLNGLPMLLFSKGTWYRKLIDDLFRRHHIVPDIRMEIDSFEAIVRLLSPCHAAALLPKSYLRSEWLDDNGLVAIHLKELVQTERITSLVYAKQAALSLTARRFIEETARAASGWNAQSKQE, from the coding sequence GTGCTCGATTTGCTGGAATCATTCGCTACCGTCGTTGAATTATCAACCTTGAATCAGGCATCCAAGCGGCTCAACCTGTCCCAGCCCGCCCTCTCCCGCCAAATCGCGAAGCTGGAGAGCGAACTCGGCGTCGATCTGTTCATCCGGAACGGCAAGCGGCTGGAGCTGACCCGGGTCGGACAGATTACGTATGAGTTCGCGCTCGACATCCGCAACCGGCAGCTTGATTTCTTGAAGTCGATCGCGGATTACAAGATCGAAGGCCATGCGTCCGTCACGATCGGGGCGAGCTTGACGACGCTGCAGACGACGCTGCCGCTGTTTGTTTCTTTATTTGTAGAAAAATATCCGGAAGCGCAATTGAAAACCGTAACCGGCAAGACGCACGAGATCATTTCCTTCATCCGGGATCAAAAGGTTGATGTCGGCTTGGTCGCCGACGCGATCCGCGATCCGAGCCTCGTCTGTCTTCCCCTGTTCTCCGATCATTTGGAACTGGTCATGCCGCGGGAGCATGAGCTGGCCTCCGGCGATCAGGGTTCGATTGCCCGGCTGAACGGTCTCCCGATGCTGCTGTTCTCTAAAGGCACCTGGTACCGCAAGCTGATCGACGACCTGTTCCGGCGCCACCATATCGTTCCCGACATCCGGATGGAGATCGACTCCTTCGAAGCGATCGTCCGCCTGCTGTCTCCCTGCCATGCTGCGGCGCTGCTCCCCAAATCGTACTTGCGCTCCGAATGGCTGGACGACAACGGGCTCGTCGCCATCCATCTGAAGGAGCTGGTGCAGACGGAGCGGATCACGTCGCTTGTCTATGCGAAGCAAGCCGCCCTCAGTCTGACCGCAAGACGGTTCATCGAAGAGACGGCCCGGGCCGCCTCCGGATGGAATGCGCAATCGAAGCAGGAATAG
- the sdhB gene encoding succinate dehydrogenase iron-sulfur subunit produces the protein MAEAVASSKKIKFIVTRQDSPDAAPYTEEFEIPYRPNMNVISALMEIQRNPVNASGKETAPVCWESNCLEEVCGACSMVINGKPRQACSALIDKLEQPIRLAPMKTFPIVRDLVINRERMFNALKRVKAWIPIDGTYDLGPGPRMAETKRQWAYELSKCMTCGVCLEACPNVNDKTSFIGPAPLSQVRLFNAHPTGEMNKDERLEALLDDGGIEGCGNSQNCVRSCPKEIPLTTSIAEMNKDTTKLMFKRWFKM, from the coding sequence ATGGCGGAAGCAGTGGCATCATCCAAGAAAATTAAGTTCATTGTGACGCGTCAGGATTCGCCTGATGCAGCTCCTTATACCGAAGAGTTCGAAATTCCGTATCGCCCGAACATGAACGTCATCAGCGCCCTGATGGAGATTCAGCGGAATCCTGTCAACGCGTCGGGCAAAGAGACGGCCCCGGTCTGTTGGGAGTCGAACTGTCTGGAAGAAGTGTGCGGCGCCTGCTCGATGGTCATCAACGGCAAGCCGCGCCAAGCCTGCTCGGCCTTGATCGACAAGCTGGAGCAGCCGATTCGCCTGGCTCCGATGAAGACGTTCCCGATCGTGCGCGATCTGGTCATCAACCGGGAGCGGATGTTCAATGCGCTCAAGCGCGTCAAGGCCTGGATTCCGATTGACGGCACATATGATCTGGGACCGGGGCCGCGCATGGCGGAGACGAAGCGCCAGTGGGCGTATGAGCTGTCCAAGTGCATGACCTGCGGCGTATGTCTCGAAGCTTGCCCGAACGTGAATGACAAGACAAGCTTCATCGGACCGGCGCCGCTATCGCAAGTCCGTCTGTTCAACGCGCATCCGACGGGCGAGATGAACAAGGATGAGCGCTTGGAAGCGCTGTTAGACGATGGCGGCATTGAAGGCTGCGGCAACTCGCAGAACTGCGTCCGCTCCTGTCCGAAGGAGATTCCATTGACCACATCCATCGCGGAAATGAATAAAGACACGACCAAACTGATGTTCAAGCGCTGGTTCAAAATGTAA
- a CDS encoding potassium channel family protein has protein sequence MELQQFAVVGMGRFGSSLAQELVELGHQVLGIDKDEEVVSEMNNVLTHAVVADAADEDVLRSLGIRNFDCAIVAIGNDLQTSVLVSIQMKELGVRKVVAKAVSELHGRVLERIGVDRVIYPERDMGIRVAHQLVSPNLLDYIELSKDYTIAELSVPGNLRGKMLKDVNPRARYGCSIVALHKPNGVIIAPSAEDVLQDDDVMVVIGTNAQIDQFEDQIGKRR, from the coding sequence ATGGAGTTACAGCAATTTGCAGTCGTGGGGATGGGCAGATTCGGTTCGAGTCTGGCGCAGGAGCTGGTCGAGCTCGGCCATCAGGTGCTGGGAATCGATAAGGATGAAGAGGTTGTCTCGGAGATGAACAACGTCTTGACGCATGCCGTCGTTGCCGATGCGGCGGATGAGGATGTTCTTCGTTCGCTCGGCATCCGGAATTTCGATTGCGCCATTGTCGCTATCGGGAATGATCTGCAGACGAGCGTTCTCGTCAGTATCCAGATGAAGGAGCTTGGGGTCAGAAAAGTGGTCGCCAAAGCCGTGTCCGAGCTGCACGGGCGCGTGTTGGAGCGGATTGGCGTCGATCGGGTCATCTATCCGGAAAGGGATATGGGGATCCGTGTGGCCCACCAACTGGTATCGCCGAACCTTCTGGATTATATCGAATTGTCCAAGGACTATACGATTGCGGAGCTGAGTGTTCCCGGCAATTTGCGCGGCAAGATGCTCAAGGATGTCAACCCGAGAGCCCGGTACGGCTGCAGCATCGTGGCGCTGCATAAGCCGAACGGCGTGATTATCGCTCCATCGGCCGAGGATGTCCTCCAGGACGATGATGTCATGGTCGTCATCGGAACGAATGCCCAGATCGATCAATTCGAGGATCAGATCGGGAAGCGCAGGTAG
- a CDS encoding succinate dehydrogenase cytochrome b558 subunit, with translation MKRGYFYSRKLHSLLGVIPLGFFLVEHMLTNFAAFDGGKEAFQSSVKMLNDLPLIFFLEMFGIWLPLLYHGVYGLYIAYTAKNNVGNFNYGRNVAFLWQRITGVITFIFVTWHVFETRFQITLGNVTHEELGTHMNGIVSQPLMFAVYTIAVIAASYHFTNGLWAFLVSWGITIGPRAQKVSAKICMGLFVIMSVLFVLSLFGFRGEEFQAASVMMDTVKSVIG, from the coding sequence ATGAAACGAGGTTATTTTTACTCGCGGAAGTTGCATTCGCTTCTCGGGGTTATCCCGCTCGGCTTCTTTCTTGTGGAGCATATGCTGACCAACTTCGCGGCATTTGACGGCGGGAAGGAAGCGTTTCAGAGCAGCGTCAAGATGTTGAATGACCTGCCGCTCATTTTCTTTCTCGAGATGTTCGGCATCTGGCTTCCGCTTCTGTATCACGGAGTGTATGGTCTCTATATCGCCTATACCGCGAAGAACAACGTAGGGAACTTCAACTACGGGCGCAACGTGGCATTTCTATGGCAGCGGATTACGGGGGTCATCACGTTTATTTTCGTCACCTGGCATGTGTTCGAGACGCGCTTCCAGATTACACTCGGCAATGTGACGCATGAAGAGCTGGGCACTCATATGAACGGTATCGTATCGCAGCCGCTCATGTTCGCCGTCTATACGATCGCGGTCATCGCGGCATCGTATCATTTCACGAACGGACTGTGGGCCTTCCTCGTCAGCTGGGGAATCACGATTGGCCCGCGCGCGCAGAAGGTGTCGGCCAAGATTTGCATGGGCTTGTTCGTGATCATGTCCGTCTTGTTCGTATTGTCGCTGTTCGGCTTCCGCGGAGAAGAGTTCCAGGCGGCTTCCGTTATGATGGATACAGTCAAATCGGTTATTGGTTAA